From one Cyprinus carpio isolate SPL01 chromosome B3, ASM1834038v1, whole genome shotgun sequence genomic stretch:
- the LOC109054930 gene encoding ferritin, middle subunit-like, whose amino-acid sequence MDSQIRQNYDRDCEALINKMINLELYAGYTYTSMAHYFKRDDVALPGFAKFFKENSEEEREHAEKFMEFQNKRGGRIVLQDVKKPDRDVWDNGLTAMQCALQLEKNVNQALLDLHKVASEKGDPHLCDFLETHYLNEQVEAIKKVGDHITNLSKMDAGNNRMAEYLFDKHTLDGNSS is encoded by the exons ATGGATTCTCAGATTCGCCAGAACTACGACCGCGACTGCGAGGCTTTGATCAACAAGATGATCAACTTGGAGCTTTACGCTGGATACACCTACACCTCCATG GCTCACTACTTCAAACGGGATGATGTCGCTCTTCCTGGGTTTGCCAAGTTCTTCAAGGAGAACAGCGAGGAGGAGCGCGAGCATGCTGAGAAGTTCATGGAGTTCCAGAACAAGAGGGGGGGACGCATTGTGCTTCAGGACGTGAAG AAACCTGATCGAGATGTGTGGGACAATGGACTGACCGCTATGCAGTGCGCTCTTCAGCTGGAGAAGAACGTCAACCAGGCTCTGCTGGATCTGCATAAGGTCGCCTCTGAGAAGGGAGACCCTCAT CTGTGTGACTTCCTGGAGACTCACTACCTGAATGAGCAGGTTGAGGCCATCAAGAAAGTTGGTGACCACATCACCAACCTTTCCAAGATGGATGCTGGCAACAACAGGATGGCGGAGTACCTGTTTGACAAGCACACCCTGGATGGAAACAGCAGCTAA